The Blattabacterium cuenoti genome includes a region encoding these proteins:
- the mtaB gene encoding tRNA (N(6)-L-threonylcarbamoyladenosine(37)-C(2))-methylthiotransferase MtaB, with amino-acid sequence MKKKVAFYTMGCKLNYAETSTIARKFSKLYYQHVPFKSYADIYVINSCSVTENAEVEFRHIVRSAMNQNSQAFIIAIGCYAQLNPKKVSSIVGVDLVLGSDEKFKIIDYLDRELLKKDHPKIISNTKTKNVYFPSFSIGDRTRSFLKIQDGCDYKCSYCIIPISRGASRSESMENILKNIRFIFQNGVKEIVLTGINIGDYGKKIYGENRRLYTFFDLIQAIEDQIKEKGRIRLSSIEPNLLKNECIEFLSKSKHFVPHFHIPLQSGSNDILKKMQRRYRRELYQEKVKKIRFFIPDAYIGSDVIVGFPGETHKHFLETYHFLKKLEISSLHIFTYSPRPNTKSITIQGHVSQKIQWKRNQILRNLSNKKYRFFCERQIHTKKTVLFENNSTNQEYLYGYTENYIRTKIPFNSYNLLYRNTLQDVIITKIDKDGIMIAEPIHK; translated from the coding sequence ATGAAAAAAAAAGTAGCATTTTATACAATGGGGTGTAAACTCAATTACGCAGAGACCTCTACTATAGCAAGAAAATTTTCGAAATTATATTATCAACATGTTCCTTTCAAAAGTTATGCAGATATTTATGTAATCAATAGTTGTTCTGTTACAGAAAATGCAGAAGTTGAATTTAGGCACATTGTACGTTCTGCTATGAATCAAAATTCACAAGCTTTTATTATAGCAATAGGATGTTATGCTCAACTGAATCCTAAAAAAGTTTCTTCTATTGTTGGAGTTGATCTAGTTTTAGGTTCTGACGAAAAATTCAAAATCATAGATTATCTTGATAGAGAATTATTGAAAAAAGATCACCCAAAAATTATTTCAAATACAAAGACAAAAAATGTTTATTTTCCATCGTTTTCTATTGGAGATAGAACTCGTTCTTTTTTAAAAATCCAGGATGGATGTGATTATAAGTGTAGCTATTGCATTATTCCTATATCAAGAGGAGCCTCTCGTTCTGAGAGTATGGAAAATATATTGAAAAATATTAGGTTTATTTTTCAAAACGGAGTGAAAGAAATAGTTTTAACAGGTATCAATATTGGAGATTATGGAAAGAAAATATATGGAGAAAATCGTCGTTTGTATACATTTTTTGATTTAATACAAGCTATAGAAGATCAAATCAAAGAAAAAGGAAGAATACGTTTATCTTCTATAGAACCTAATTTATTGAAAAATGAATGTATTGAATTTTTGTCTAAAAGCAAACATTTTGTTCCTCATTTTCATATTCCTTTACAATCTGGAAGCAACGATATATTGAAAAAAATGCAGAGACGTTATAGACGAGAACTTTATCAAGAAAAAGTAAAAAAAATACGATTTTTCATCCCAGATGCTTATATAGGTTCAGATGTTATTGTTGGGTTTCCTGGAGAAACACATAAACATTTTTTGGAAACTTATCATTTTTTGAAAAAATTAGAAATTTCATCTCTGCACATATTTACTTATTCTCCTCGACCAAATACAAAATCTATCACTATACAGGGACATGTATCTCAAAAAATACAATGGAAACGGAATCAAATCTTGAGAAATCTTTCAAACAAAAAATATCGTTTTTTTTGCGAAAGGCAAATCCATACGAAGAAAACCGTTTTATTTGAAAATAATTCTACAAATCAAGAATATTTATATGGGTATACAGAAAATTATATTAGAACTAAGATTCCATTTAATTCATACAATTTATTATATAGAAACACATTACAAGATGTAATCATCACAAAAATAGACAAAGATGGAATTATGATAGCCGAACCCATACATAAATAA
- a CDS encoding peroxiredoxin yields the protein MKTLISRKAPNFTASAVLNGKDIVQNFTLEQFYGIKYVLLFFYPKDFTFVCPTEIYAFQEKMKDFETRNVQIIAVSTDTEQSHWAWLQIPKEKGGISGVTYPIVSDINKTISHNYGVLSGDWICNHDEGFKEATGELIAYRGLFLIDKESIIRHFLINDFPLGRNVHEAIRMIDALQYYEKNGEVCPANWTKGKKAMKASHSGIVDYFSS from the coding sequence ATGAAGACATTAATTTCAAGAAAAGCGCCTAATTTTACGGCTAGTGCGGTATTAAATGGAAAAGATATTGTACAAAATTTCACTTTAGAACAATTTTATGGAATAAAGTATGTTTTGCTTTTTTTCTACCCTAAAGATTTTACTTTTGTATGCCCCACAGAAATTTATGCATTTCAAGAAAAAATGAAGGATTTTGAGACTAGAAATGTACAAATTATTGCTGTATCTACGGACACAGAACAATCTCATTGGGCTTGGTTGCAGATTCCAAAAGAAAAAGGGGGAATATCTGGTGTGACCTACCCTATTGTTTCTGATATTAATAAAACCATATCTCATAACTATGGAGTTTTGTCTGGAGATTGGATTTGCAATCATGATGAAGGATTTAAAGAAGCAACGGGAGAACTGATTGCTTACAGAGGATTGTTTTTAATAGATAAAGAAAGTATTATACGACATTTTTTAATTAATGATTTTCCTTTAGGAAGAAATGTTCATGAAGCTATTCGTATGATAGATGCTCTTCAATATTATGAAAAAAATGGAGAAGTGTGCCCAGCAAATTGGACAAAAGGAAAAAAAGCTATGAAGGCTAGTCATAGTGGGATTGTAGATTATTTTTCATCTTAG
- the dnaG gene encoding DNA primase: MISKKTIKKILSVSCIEDVIGDFVELKKSGLNYRGLSPFSNEKTPSFIVSPTKKIWKDFSSGKGGNIITFLMEHEHSTYVESLCYLAKKYDIKIDYTEKFSKIDHEEHEKLYLIQDYAKRFFINQLFFTKEGQKNGFNYLIQKRGFNMKIIHKFELGYAPLSWSLFTKQALEKGFKIRDLKKSGVTVFSKYYNNFFDCFRQRVMFPIHNLSGRVIGFGGRNIDYSYSKYINSSESDIFQKSKILYGLYQSKKNIIKEDLCYLVEGYTDVLSLHQSGIKNVVSSSGISLTVDQILLIKKFTKNIVLFYDGDRSGIQASLRGINMILEQGMNLRILFISNGEDPDSISKKYSISQLRDFLAKKSYNFVSFKQKIYEKFHQDDPIKKSFLVLNILNSISKISNVLQKELYLQEASKMLQIRQEILIHELERINKKNRKILPKVKAIHSKKKNQNTLLILEEKLIQLILNHGNKIIKKEKCNTTVFEEILHTFKYWNLRFSLNKNQEIFDKICLQKEKKGHLNEFNDKVNQKIYLLSKWDKKGIQVSSHEDHIDQYIMDLLLRYRSLYISKLIKKEIIHHHLTKDDDKKSFLKKIMYLTNIKNEIHKKLHRYV; the protein is encoded by the coding sequence ATGATTTCTAAAAAAACTATAAAAAAAATACTTTCTGTTTCTTGTATCGAAGATGTGATTGGAGATTTTGTAGAGTTAAAAAAAAGTGGTCTAAATTATAGAGGACTTAGTCCATTTTCTAATGAAAAAACACCTTCTTTTATAGTTTCTCCTACAAAAAAAATATGGAAAGATTTCAGCTCTGGAAAAGGTGGAAATATTATTACTTTTCTTATGGAACACGAACATTCTACTTATGTAGAATCATTATGTTATCTTGCTAAAAAATATGATATTAAAATTGATTATACAGAAAAATTTAGTAAAATAGACCATGAAGAACATGAAAAATTATACTTGATACAAGATTATGCAAAACGTTTTTTCATAAATCAATTGTTTTTTACTAAAGAGGGACAGAAAAATGGATTCAATTATTTAATTCAAAAAAGAGGTTTTAATATGAAAATTATTCATAAATTTGAATTAGGTTATGCCCCTCTTTCTTGGAGTTTGTTTACAAAACAAGCCTTAGAAAAAGGATTTAAAATACGGGATCTCAAAAAATCTGGGGTTACTGTTTTCAGTAAATATTATAATAATTTTTTTGATTGTTTTCGTCAACGTGTGATGTTTCCAATCCATAATTTATCAGGAAGGGTGATAGGTTTTGGTGGTAGGAATATTGATTATAGTTATTCTAAATATATTAATTCATCCGAAAGCGATATCTTTCAAAAAAGTAAAATTCTATATGGATTATATCAATCTAAAAAAAATATTATCAAAGAAGATCTTTGTTATTTAGTGGAAGGATATACAGATGTTCTTTCTTTACATCAATCTGGAATCAAAAATGTGGTTTCTTCTTCTGGAATTTCATTGACTGTCGATCAAATACTATTGATCAAAAAATTTACAAAAAATATTGTTCTTTTTTATGATGGAGATCGTTCTGGAATTCAAGCCTCTTTAAGAGGAATTAATATGATCCTGGAACAAGGAATGAATTTACGTATATTATTTATTTCTAACGGAGAAGATCCAGATTCTATATCTAAAAAGTATTCTATCTCTCAATTAAGAGATTTTTTAGCGAAAAAAAGTTATAATTTTGTTTCTTTTAAACAAAAAATATATGAAAAATTTCATCAAGATGATCCCATTAAAAAATCATTTTTGGTTTTAAACATTTTGAATAGTATTTCAAAAATATCCAATGTTCTTCAAAAAGAATTATACTTGCAAGAAGCATCCAAAATGCTACAAATTCGTCAAGAAATTCTAATTCATGAATTGGAAAGAATAAACAAAAAAAACAGAAAAATACTTCCTAAGGTTAAAGCAATTCATAGTAAAAAAAAGAATCAAAACACTCTTCTTATTCTTGAAGAAAAATTGATTCAATTGATTTTAAATCATGGAAATAAAATAATAAAAAAAGAAAAATGCAACACAACAGTTTTCGAAGAGATATTGCATACTTTCAAATATTGGAATTTACGTTTTTCTTTGAATAAGAATCAAGAAATATTTGATAAAATTTGTTTACAAAAGGAAAAAAAAGGTCATTTGAATGAATTTAATGATAAAGTAAATCAAAAAATTTATTTATTATCCAAATGGGATAAAAAAGGAATACAAGTTTCTTCTCACGAAGATCACATAGATCAATATATAATGGATCTTTTATTAAGATATAGATCTTTATATATTTCAAAATTAATTAAAAAAGAAATCATTCATCATCATCTAACAAAAGATGATGATAAAAAATCTTTTCTCAAAAAAATCATGTATTTAACAAATATAAAAAATGAAATTCATAAAAAGTTACATAGATATGTGTGA
- the rpe gene encoding ribulose-phosphate 3-epimerase, with product MKKIIAPSLLSANLAFLHRDIEMLNESEADWFHIDIMDTSFVSNISFGSLFTKYVKKYANKPIDVHLMILQPYLYIEQFKNCGADHLHVHYEACIHLNKTIYSIKEYGMKVGVAVNPHTPIFLLQDLIKDIDFVLLMSVNPGSSGQKFIRQTYQKLEDTKDLILKKDSSALIEVDGGINLENASLLFKNGADILVAGTTIFSNSNPKKIIHRMKFCNNDLS from the coding sequence ATGAAAAAAATTATAGCTCCATCCTTACTTTCAGCTAATTTAGCTTTTTTACATCGTGATATAGAAATGCTGAATGAAAGTGAAGCAGATTGGTTCCATATTGATATTATGGATACCTCTTTTGTTTCTAATATTTCTTTTGGATCTTTGTTTACTAAATATGTAAAAAAATACGCTAATAAACCTATAGATGTTCATTTAATGATATTACAACCATATCTATATATTGAACAATTTAAAAATTGTGGAGCAGATCATTTACACGTTCATTATGAAGCTTGTATTCACTTAAACAAAACTATTTATTCTATTAAGGAATATGGAATGAAGGTAGGTGTAGCTGTGAATCCGCATACTCCGATTTTTCTTTTACAAGATCTTATTAAAGATATAGACTTTGTTTTATTAATGAGTGTTAATCCTGGTTCTAGTGGACAGAAATTTATTAGACAAACATATCAAAAATTAGAAGATACTAAAGATTTAATTTTAAAAAAAGATTCTTCTGCTCTCATAGAAGTTGATGGAGGGATTAATTTAGAAAATGCTTCCTTGTTATTCAAAAATGGAGCAGATATATTAGTAGCAGGAACTACTATTTTTTCTAATTCTAATCCAAAAAAAATTATTCATAGAATGAAATTTTGTAATAATGATTTGTCATGA
- a CDS encoding enoyl-ACP reductase FabI, whose protein sequence is MYYNLLKGKKGIIFGALDENSIAWKVAERAYEEKAAFVLTNTPASLRIGKIHELSHKTKSMVIPADATSISDLNILFEKTLDHFGGKIDFLLHSIAMSINIRKGLTYPSLNYEFLRKGWEISAVSYHKIMQTAWNKKAMNRWGSIVALTYIASQRSFPHYGDMSDYKSYLESITRNFGYHWGIKEKVRVNTVSQSPSLTRAAKAIKGFNKFFIFSEKISPLGNASAQDCANYIITLFSDLTRKVTMQNLYHDGGFSNTGISETMIS, encoded by the coding sequence ATGTATTACAATCTATTGAAAGGAAAAAAAGGAATTATATTTGGTGCCTTGGATGAAAATTCTATTGCTTGGAAGGTTGCGGAACGTGCTTATGAAGAAAAAGCGGCTTTTGTACTAACTAATACACCAGCTTCTTTAAGAATTGGAAAAATTCATGAATTATCTCATAAAACAAAATCTATGGTAATTCCAGCAGACGCCACTTCCATATCAGATCTTAATATTTTGTTTGAAAAAACATTAGATCATTTTGGAGGAAAAATAGATTTTTTATTGCATTCTATAGCTATGTCTATAAATATACGAAAAGGATTGACTTATCCATCTTTGAATTATGAGTTTTTAAGAAAAGGATGGGAAATATCTGCTGTCTCTTATCATAAGATTATGCAAACGGCTTGGAATAAAAAAGCGATGAATAGGTGGGGTTCTATTGTAGCTCTAACATATATTGCTTCTCAACGAAGTTTTCCACATTATGGAGATATGTCTGACTATAAGTCTTATTTAGAAAGTATTACACGTAATTTTGGTTATCATTGGGGGATCAAAGAAAAGGTAAGGGTTAATACTGTATCACAATCTCCTAGTCTCACAAGAGCAGCAAAAGCCATCAAAGGTTTTAATAAATTTTTTATTTTTTCAGAAAAAATATCTCCATTAGGAAACGCTTCAGCACAAGATTGTGCTAACTATATAATTACACTTTTTTCAGATTTAACAAGAAAAGTAACGATGCAAAATTTGTATCATGACGGTGGTTTTTCTAATACTGGAATTAGTGAAACTATGATTTCATAA
- the metK gene encoding methionine adenosyltransferase encodes MAYLFTSESVSEGHPDKISDQISDSILDHFLASDPDAKVAIETLVTTGQIILAGEVNSKTWVNVQKIARNILRKIGYTKNEYRFNADSCGIISSIQEQSLDLLEGIKRSKKENQVSGDQCIVFGYAVKETENYMPLTLEISHHLLRELSSIRNEGEKMTYLRPDAKSQVTLEYSNKNVPVHIHSIVISTQHDEFDTKERMHQRIVQDVINILIPRVKNNIRSKNVKKLFTDRTKYYINSTGKFVTGGPHGDTGLTGRKIIVDTYGGRGSHGGGAFSGKDPSKMDRSGAYAARHIAKNLVAAGISDELLIQISYAVGISEPIGIFVNTYGQSKIDDEKIASNINQIFDLRPYAIEKRLKLRQPMYEETSVYGHMGKTPRKVYKFFLDIEGNPKKQEVELFTWEKLDYLPVIKDIFNIKFKK; translated from the coding sequence ATGGCTTATTTATTTACCAGCGAATCTGTTTCAGAAGGTCATCCTGATAAAATTTCAGACCAAATATCGGACTCTATATTAGATCATTTTCTAGCGTCTGATCCAGATGCAAAAGTAGCTATAGAAACTTTAGTGACCACTGGACAAATTATATTAGCTGGAGAAGTCAATTCTAAAACTTGGGTGAATGTTCAAAAAATAGCTCGTAATATCCTTAGAAAAATAGGATATACCAAAAATGAATATAGATTCAATGCAGATTCTTGTGGAATTATTTCTTCTATTCAAGAACAGTCTTTGGATCTATTAGAGGGAATTAAAAGATCAAAAAAAGAAAATCAAGTATCTGGAGATCAATGTATAGTATTTGGTTATGCTGTGAAAGAGACTGAAAATTATATGCCTTTAACATTAGAGATCTCTCATCATCTATTAAGAGAACTTTCATCGATTCGAAATGAAGGAGAAAAAATGACTTACTTACGTCCAGATGCAAAATCGCAAGTCACTTTGGAATATTCGAACAAAAATGTACCGGTGCATATTCACTCTATAGTGATTTCAACTCAGCATGATGAATTTGATACGAAAGAAAGAATGCATCAACGTATTGTTCAGGATGTTATAAACATTTTGATTCCAAGAGTGAAGAATAACATACGATCAAAAAATGTAAAAAAATTATTTACAGATAGAACAAAATATTACATTAATTCTACAGGAAAATTTGTCACTGGAGGACCTCATGGAGATACTGGACTGACTGGAAGAAAGATTATCGTGGATACTTATGGAGGAAGAGGATCTCATGGAGGAGGAGCTTTTTCTGGAAAGGATCCATCTAAAATGGACAGATCTGGTGCTTATGCCGCTAGACATATAGCTAAAAACCTTGTTGCAGCAGGAATTTCAGATGAATTACTGATACAAATATCCTATGCAGTAGGAATTTCAGAACCGATTGGTATTTTTGTCAATACCTATGGTCAATCAAAGATAGATGATGAAAAAATTGCGTCGAATATAAATCAAATTTTTGATTTACGTCCTTATGCTATAGAAAAAAGATTAAAATTGCGTCAACCAATGTATGAAGAAACATCTGTGTATGGACATATGGGAAAAACTCCAAGAAAAGTATATAAGTTTTTTTTGGATATAGAAGGAAATCCAAAAAAACAAGAAGTAGAACTTTTTACATGGGAAAAGTTGGATTATTTACCTGTTATAAAGGACATTTTTAATATTAAATTCAAAAAATAG
- a CDS encoding bifunctional 3-deoxy-7-phosphoheptulonate synthase/chorismate mutase type II, whose amino-acid sequence MEKLNNSIDRSWIDKLNKPLIISGPCSAESEQQILETANRLNPSYVQVFRAGIWKPRTKPNNFEGIGKKGLEWLHKVKKNTGFMIATEIANAEHVKLAVSFEVDVLWIGARSTASPFTVQEIAEALEGENNKIILVKNPIHPDIELWIGALERLLNKGIRKLGVIHRGFYTYKNSKYRNQPNWNFLLNFRNLIPRIPILCDPSHICGNQEGIFDIAKKAYHFQYEGLMIESHCDPDHAWSDAQQQVTPEKLLEMLKTLTDHKKCDQKSKRDLDSFRIFIDELDENIIALLAERMNISKKLGALKKSSDVAIFQPERWKNIMDKSINLGRSLGISEEFLERVFKLLHQESIKIQNQIR is encoded by the coding sequence ATGGAAAAACTGAATAATAGTATAGATAGATCCTGGATTGATAAATTAAATAAACCTTTAATTATATCTGGTCCTTGTAGTGCAGAAAGTGAACAACAAATATTAGAAACAGCCAATCGGTTAAACCCTTCCTATGTCCAAGTATTTCGGGCAGGAATATGGAAACCTAGGACAAAACCAAATAATTTTGAAGGAATTGGAAAAAAAGGACTTGAATGGCTTCATAAAGTTAAAAAAAATACTGGATTCATGATAGCTACAGAAATAGCTAATGCAGAACACGTTAAATTAGCTGTTTCTTTTGAAGTAGATGTACTTTGGATAGGTGCTAGAAGTACAGCTAGTCCTTTCACGGTTCAAGAAATAGCGGAAGCTCTGGAAGGAGAAAATAATAAAATTATTTTGGTTAAAAACCCAATTCATCCTGATATAGAATTATGGATAGGAGCTTTGGAACGTTTGTTGAATAAAGGAATTAGAAAATTGGGAGTAATACACCGTGGTTTCTATACCTACAAAAACTCTAAATATCGTAATCAACCTAATTGGAATTTTTTGTTAAATTTTAGGAATCTTATTCCTAGAATCCCCATTCTATGTGATCCCTCACATATTTGCGGAAATCAAGAAGGAATTTTTGATATAGCAAAAAAAGCTTATCATTTTCAATATGAAGGATTAATGATAGAAAGTCATTGTGATCCTGATCATGCTTGGAGTGATGCTCAACAACAAGTGACTCCTGAAAAACTTTTGGAAATGTTAAAAACATTAACAGATCACAAAAAATGTGATCAAAAAAGTAAAAGAGATTTAGATTCTTTTAGAATTTTCATTGATGAACTAGATGAAAATATTATCGCTCTTTTAGCAGAAAGAATGAACATTTCAAAGAAATTAGGAGCTTTAAAAAAATCTTCAGATGTAGCTATTTTTCAACCTGAAAGATGGAAAAATATTATGGATAAATCTATTAATTTAGGTAGAAGTTTAGGAATTTCTGAAGAATTCCTTGAAAGAGTTTTTAAACTTTTGCATCAGGAATCTATTAAAATTCAAAATCAAATCAGGTAA
- a CDS encoding prephenate dehydrogenase, translated as MNIGIIGLGLIGGSIGLGLRKSNFGDKFIGTDSNEENASYAVKLGIVDEIIPLQDLIMQSSVIILSIPVDGIEKILPSILNRISADTVILDTGSTKYDICNRVFSHPKRSRFVATHPIAGIENSGPISAHYDLFYKKNCIICDSELSDPDAMFIAKKIYSIMEMRMIYITSKEHDLYIAYISHLPHVVSFALASTVLKKFKNEEKILNNMMGSGLDSTTRLAKSKPETWLPIFISNRDNLIRSIDFYIDYLEIFRNYLINKEFHKIDLYMKKANNIKDKKYV; from the coding sequence ATGAATATTGGAATTATAGGATTAGGGTTAATTGGTGGATCCATTGGTTTAGGATTGCGAAAATCCAATTTTGGAGATAAATTTATAGGAACAGATTCGAATGAGGAAAATGCTTCATATGCTGTCAAACTTGGAATTGTAGACGAAATAATTCCTTTGCAGGATCTCATTATGCAATCTTCAGTAATTATTTTATCTATCCCCGTGGATGGAATAGAAAAAATACTTCCAAGTATCCTTAATAGAATTAGTGCAGATACAGTAATTTTAGATACTGGATCTACTAAATATGATATTTGTAATCGAGTTTTTTCTCATCCAAAAAGAAGTCGTTTTGTAGCTACACATCCTATTGCAGGAATTGAAAATTCTGGACCTATTTCAGCTCATTATGATCTTTTTTATAAAAAAAATTGCATTATTTGTGACTCTGAACTGAGCGATCCAGATGCAATGTTTATTGCAAAAAAGATCTATTCTATTATGGAAATGAGGATGATTTATATTACTTCTAAAGAACATGATTTATATATTGCTTACATATCTCATTTACCTCATGTAGTCTCTTTTGCTTTAGCTAGTACTGTTTTAAAAAAATTTAAAAATGAAGAAAAAATTTTGAATAATATGATGGGAAGTGGATTAGATTCAACCACTCGTTTAGCGAAAAGTAAGCCTGAAACGTGGTTACCTATTTTTATTTCTAATAGAGATAATCTGATTCGATCTATAGATTTTTATATTGATTATTTAGAAATATTTCGTAATTATTTAATAAATAAAGAATTTCATAAGATAGATCTATATATGAAAAAGGCAAACAATATAAAAGATAAAAAATATGTGTAA
- a CDS encoding pyridoxal phosphate-dependent aminotransferase, whose product MIVAAKKMHQISEYFFSEKMKQINHFEEKGIKVINLGIGNPDLLPPKGVIHKMKKASELKHSNAYQSYIGIEKLRNAISNWYDKAYQVHVDPKNEILPLMGSKEGIMHISMSYLDKGDQVLIPNPGYPTYSSISRLLEAEIIYYNLYENGNWYPDIHFLEKKNLTKVKIMWINYPHMPTGATITFEKLEEIVLFAKKNRILLVHDNPYSFILNSERPLSIFNVKESKDIALELNSLSKSYNMPGWRVGMIIGKKEFIQNIVKVKSQMDSGMYYPIQIGAIEAMNHDSKWFERLNKEYIQRRRIIWEICDYLNLKYTKKSSGIFVWARIKGPEKNDRIWSDEFLKTHHIFITPGSVFGNNGKGYVRFSMCCPVKILEQAKNRIFS is encoded by the coding sequence ATGATTGTAGCAGCAAAAAAAATGCATCAAATATCGGAATACTTTTTTTCCGAAAAAATGAAGCAAATTAATCATTTTGAAGAAAAGGGCATCAAAGTCATTAATTTGGGAATTGGAAATCCAGATCTACTTCCTCCAAAAGGAGTTATACATAAAATGAAAAAAGCGTCGGAACTCAAGCATTCGAATGCTTATCAAAGCTATATTGGAATAGAAAAATTGCGTAATGCCATTTCTAATTGGTATGATAAAGCATATCAAGTTCATGTAGATCCTAAAAATGAGATTTTGCCATTAATGGGTTCTAAGGAAGGAATTATGCATATAAGTATGTCTTATTTAGACAAAGGGGATCAGGTACTAATTCCAAATCCTGGATATCCTACTTATTCATCTATATCAAGGCTTTTGGAAGCAGAAATTATTTATTATAATCTTTATGAGAATGGAAATTGGTATCCTGATATTCACTTTTTAGAAAAAAAGAATCTCACTAAGGTAAAGATTATGTGGATCAATTATCCTCACATGCCTACGGGGGCAACAATTACTTTTGAGAAGTTAGAAGAAATTGTTCTTTTTGCGAAAAAAAACCGAATTTTACTTGTTCATGATAACCCTTATAGTTTTATATTGAATAGTGAACGTCCTTTAAGTATCTTTAATGTCAAAGAATCCAAAGATATAGCCTTAGAATTGAATTCATTAAGCAAAAGTTACAATATGCCAGGATGGCGTGTTGGAATGATAATAGGAAAAAAAGAATTTATTCAAAATATAGTAAAAGTAAAAAGTCAAATGGATTCTGGTATGTATTATCCCATACAAATTGGGGCTATCGAAGCTATGAATCATGATTCAAAATGGTTTGAAAGACTTAATAAAGAATATATTCAACGCAGAAGAATAATATGGGAAATATGTGATTATCTAAACTTAAAATATACGAAAAAAAGTTCCGGAATATTTGTTTGGGCAAGAATAAAAGGGCCAGAAAAAAATGATCGTATATGGTCCGATGAATTTCTTAAAACCCATCACATATTTATTACACCTGGTAGTGTGTTTGGAAATAATGGGAAAGGATATGTAAGGTTTTCTATGTGTTGTCCAGTAAAAATTTTGGAACAAGCAAAAAATAGAATTTTTTCATGA
- a CDS encoding prephenate dehydratase, translated as MKKIAIQGVKGCFHHAAVSRYFEGCNYKLMECSSFRELAISVAKSNVDIGVMAIENTIAGTILANYSLLSEYNLKIVGEVYMPIQHHLMAYPGQNIEDIKEIYSHPMAILQCELFIDAHPYIKISEYSDTAAAAKYISICKKKGLAAIASENAAKEYGLEILSKNIQTITSNFTRFFIIKNSCKQENDSFNKASLIFKILHTTGSLSQILSMISSLGINMTKIQSIPIIQRPWEYSFYVDIIFNNIKDYEKMKKRILKIPCLHKLSIMGEYKNGRIRS; from the coding sequence ATGAAAAAAATAGCTATACAAGGGGTTAAAGGGTGTTTTCATCATGCTGCAGTTTCCAGATATTTTGAAGGATGTAATTACAAGTTGATGGAATGTTCTTCTTTCAGGGAACTAGCTATTTCCGTTGCTAAATCCAATGTAGATATTGGAGTTATGGCTATAGAAAATACCATAGCGGGTACTATATTGGCTAATTACAGTCTTTTGTCTGAATATAATTTGAAAATAGTAGGAGAAGTGTATATGCCCATCCAACATCATTTAATGGCTTATCCAGGGCAAAATATAGAAGATATTAAAGAGATTTATTCTCATCCTATGGCTATTTTGCAATGTGAATTATTTATCGATGCACATCCTTATATAAAAATATCCGAATACTCAGATACAGCTGCTGCCGCTAAATATATTTCTATATGCAAAAAAAAAGGGTTAGCAGCCATAGCGTCTGAAAATGCGGCTAAAGAATATGGTTTAGAAATTCTTTCCAAGAATATACAAACTATTACAAGTAATTTTACTAGATTTTTTATCATTAAAAATAGTTGCAAACAAGAAAATGATTCCTTTAATAAAGCTTCACTAATATTCAAAATATTGCATACTACTGGAAGTTTATCTCAGATATTGAGTATGATATCTAGTCTTGGAATCAATATGACTAAAATACAATCTATTCCTATAATACAAAGACCTTGGGAATATTCCTTTTATGTGGATATTATATTCAATAATATAAAAGATTATGAAAAAATGAAAAAAAGAATCCTAAAAATTCCCTGTCTTCATAAATTGTCTATTATGGGAGAATATAAAAATGGTAGAATTAGATCCTAA